Genomic segment of Triticum aestivum cultivar Chinese Spring chromosome 6A, IWGSC CS RefSeq v2.1, whole genome shotgun sequence:
TTATCACACCTTTTTATGGTGGAATGATAGTGCCACCAAACACAACATACCAAAATATGATTTTGGGAAGCATCCAAGCACTTTCCAGACAAGCAAATGCCAATTGTGAAAGAGATAATGCCATGGCAGCTATAAATAGGCCTGTTGCATGATGATCATCCTTCCTCATTCATCATTCTCATAAGTAGAGTGCATCATTCAAGCCAAGCAAGCACTGGTCAATACAAATCCATCATGAAGACATTTCTCATCATTTCCCTCCTTGCTATCGTGGCGACCACCGCCACAACTGCAGTTAGAGTTCCAGTGCCACAATTGCAGCCGCAAAATCCATCTCTGCAACAACCACAAGAGCAAGTTCCATTGGTGCAACAACAACAATTTCCAGGGCAGCAACAAACATTTCCACCACAACAACCATATCCGCAGCCGCAACCATTTCCAGGACAACAACCATATCCGCAGCCGCAActatttccacagccgcaaccttttCCGCCACAACTTCCATATCCGCAGCCGCAACCATTTCCCCCACAACAACCATATCCACAACCGCAAACACATCATCTGCAACCACAACAACCAATTTCGCAGCAAcaagtacaacaacaacaacaacaacaacaacaacaacaacaacaacaacaacaacaacaacaacaacaacaacaactactactacaaCAACAAATCCTTCAACAAattctgcaacaacaacaactgatTCCATGCAGGGATGTCATCGTCTTGCAACAACACAACATAGCGCATGAAAGCTCACAAGTATTGCAGCAAAGTAGTTACCAAGTGTTGCAACAATTATGTTGTCAGCAGCTGCGGCTGATCCCCGAGCAGTCGCGGTGCCAAGCCATCCACAATGTCGTTCATGCTATTATTctacatcaacaacaacaacaacaacaacaacaacaacaacaaggacaACATCAACCGTCGAGCCAGGTCTCCTACCAGCAGCCTCAGCAACAATATCCATCAggccagggctccttccagccatcTCAGCAAAATCCACAGGCCCAGGGCTTTGTCCAACCTCAACATCTGCCCCAACTCGAGGAAATAAGTAACCTAGCGCTGCAGACGCTACCAGCAATGTGCAATGTCTACATCCCTCCATATTGCTCGACCACCATTGCGCCATTTGGCATCTTCGGTACTAACTGAGAAGAGAAGAACTCTAGTACTAGATATATGAAACACCGTGTTCTTAGTCCATGGTTTGGTCGTTGTACCGTTGAAAATATAAGGTGACATGCACTATCATGTAAGAACCCGAACTATACTAGTTCAAACATGGGAATAAAAGACAAACACATGTCTTGTCTGCATATGATTGTTTATTTGAGTTCCATTCCTATGCCCATTCACAAGTTCACCCGTAATTATATATATTACACATTAAGTAGATATTTATGTTGCATTAATATGAAGATAACAAAATGAGTCTGAAACTTGAATTAAATTGAAGTATTTTCTTGGACTTTCAAATTGTGTATTATTAAAGTAGTAAGGATTATCCACATCCTTGGCTTGCCCTTCATCAATTATTCCCAGAGAAGCTTTCAGTTCATAAATCAATTACATTGATTTTTGTGAATGGTACATCTCCTCATCACGAGTATCATTACGGCTACTCCAAATCGCTCACATAACCGAAGCATTAATAGCGCCCTTCTTGCATCCGGAAATATGGATCGAAGATATCACTTGACCATGTTTCCAGGTGCAACCTTGGGATTTTTATGTCAAAATATTCTCAAGCAAAATCCAAGAATAAACTTGCATGCTCACGTGTGATGAGGGCAGATGAAGTAACATTTCCTCCCCATGGCCACACATAGGGCACACACATAACCCCATCACATGCCTTTTTAGTTATGCATATGAAAGGTAGGATGTTTTTAATTACTCTCTACCAAAATACTCTTAACTTGGCTTGTACCCTAATATTTCGTTGCCTTTTCAATTGTTCTTCCCCATTAGACAAAGTAGACAGTCCATCTACCACACCGTACCTTGTGTCCATCATTGCTCTGTACAACAATTGAACAGAACAAATGTCATTTCTTTACGATACCCACGACCAAATGTCCTTTGCTGGATTGTTTGGTCGTGGCATATTAAGGATGGCCACCTCATCTCATGGGGTAAACACCTAATGAATGAAAGGATTGTTCTAGTCGCCCGTGTTTTTCATCGATAAGATCATCTACAAGTTGGACCGAAGTTTCTCACATGCATCATAGTGGTTTCATTAGCGGCGTGCCCTGCACCCATTTATCACGTCGTATCTCTGTAGTATGTgcattcccaatttgtcacagcaTACCCTCCTTCAAACCTTCTTTCCCTTTCAGATTAGCACGCCAAGTTAGCTATGCACTATGCGGGAACCAGCATTTGAAAAAAAAGAATCTCATTTCATGGTATCTTCCATGAAGGACCCTCGTACATTAGCTATCTAGGTAGAAATAGCCATGTATGTTTGGCAAACTTTGCATAAGTGAATAGATCAAGGTCGTGGAACCCCAAGCCTCCAATTACACACGGCCTCTCTACCAATAAGATCTCCAAAGACATCAAGGATACAGAcagccaaaaaagaaaataaaaagaaaaaaataaaaaataccctgCCATGGTGATCAATCACAAGCATCAGCAGCACtctaaccaccaccaaagacaaTGCCCAGATTACAAAAAAAAATTATCCAAAAACAATGCCCCCAAGAAGGAAACAATACACAAGCGTTGTCGTTGCCCGATCGAAGATCGTGGGTTTTCACCCTGGAAAATTTTTGAGTTCACccaaaaacaatgccttcaacaaggccatTGCCAAGTACAACAAATATGGTCGagaccttgggttttcaccctAGGAATTGAGACTCGATGCTCGAGGAGTACCAGCAAAAATGCAGTCCACTAGTGTTGCCGCCCCCACTTGGCAAGGCCACTGTTGCAAGTCACCAAACACCTGGCATATAGTTGTCATCGCATCCAATACACCCTTCGGCCGAAGCTTCAAGACCTTGAtccgtctccagcgtatctataatttttgattgttccatgctattatattatctgttttggatgttttatatgattattatggtattttatatgatttttgggactaacctattaaactagagcccagtgtcagttcctgttttttccttgttttagagtttcgtagaaaaggagtaccaaacggagtccaaacggaattaaacttttgcgatgatttttcttagaccagaagacatctagaggacttggagtgcatgttaggAAAGCCACGAGGCTGCCACAACGACagaggtgcgcccccacccttgtgggcccctcgtgactctaccgacatatttcttccgcctatatattctcaaatattccaaaacatactaggagagccacaaaaacacttttccaccgccgcaaccttctgtacccgtgagatccaatGTAGGGGCCTTTCCCGGCATCCTGTCGGCGGGGGATTCGATCActtagggcttctacatcaacaccattgcctctccgatgaagcgtgagtagtttaccacagacctatgggtccatagctagtatctagatggcttcttctctctctttgattctcaataccatgttctcctcgatgttcttggagatctattcgatgtaatactctttttgcggtgtgtttgccaagatccaatgaattgtggatttatgatcaggttatctatgagtattatttgaatctcctatgaattcttatatgcatgatttgatatctttgcaagtctcttcgaactatcgatttggtttggccaactagattggtttttcttgcaatgggagaagtgcttaactttgggttcaatcttgcggtgctcgatcccagtgacagaaggggatgatacgtccccaacgtatctataatttttgattgttccatgctattatattatcaaccttggatgttttatatgcatttatatgctattttatatgatttttgggactaacctattaacccagagcccagtgctagtgccagtttctgttttttccttgttttagggtttcgaagaaaaggaatatcaaatggagtccaaacggaatgaaaccttcagaaaatttatttttggaaagaaagtaatacgggagacttggagtgcacgtccggggatcaacgaggaagccacgaggcagggggcgcgcccacccctcttgggcgcgccctccaccctcgtgggcccctcgtggctccccaaatgtatttcttccgcctatatatatccatataccccaaaacgaccggggagcacaatagatcgggagtttctccgccagaagcctccgtagccaccgaaagctaatctagacccgttccggcaccctgccggagggggaatccctctccggtggccatcttcatcatcccggtgctctcgatgacgaggagggagtagttctccctcggggctaagggtatgtaccagtagctatgtgtttgatctctctctctctctctctctctctctctcgtgttcttgaggtgatacgatcttgatgtatcgcgagctttgctattagagttggatcttatgttgcttctccccctctactctcttgtaatggattgagtttccccttcgaagttatcttatcggattgagtctttaaaaatttgagaacacttgatgtatgtcttgccgcgtgtatctgtggtgacaatgggatatcacgtgattcacttgatgtatgttttcgtgatcaacttgcgggttccgcccatgaacctatgcataggggttggcacacgttttcgtcgtgattctttggtagaaactttggtgcactctttgaggttctatgtgttggttgaatagatgaacttgagattgtgtgatccatatcatataatcatacccacggatacttcaggtgacaatggagtatctaggtgacattagggttttggttgatttgtgtcttaaggtgttattctagtacgaactctagggctgtttgtgacacttataggaatagcccaacggattgattggaaagaataactttgaggtggtttcgtaccctaccataatctcttcgttcgttctctgctattagtgactttggagtgactctttgttgcatgttgagggataattatgtgatccaaatatgttattattgtcgagagaacttgcactagtgaaagtatgaaccctaggccttgtttcgacgcattgcaataccgtttacgctcacttttatcattagttaccttgctgtttttatattttcaaattacaaaaacctttatctaccatccatataccacttgtatcaccatctcttcacctatacaatttaccattgtattgggtgtgttggggacacaagagactctttgttatttggttgcagggttgcttgagagagaccatcttcatcctacgcctcctacggattgataaaccttaggtcatccacttgagggaaatttgctactgtcctacaaacctctgtacttggaggcccaacaacgtctacaagaagaaggttgtgtagtagacatcaagctcttttctggcgcagttgccgggaaggtgagtgcttgaagttatatctttagatcttgcaatcgaatctttttgtttcttgttttagcactagtttagtttataaaagaaaactacaaaaaaacggaattgagtttacctcacacgcttcatctttttaatatctttcgtgagtatgatggaaagaaaaattgtgccaaagtgttagaagaagaatgcattaaactGTTTGGcattaaatatttgaatgatgagcattattgcaatgttgttagtatgaattccttgaatatccatagtactaatgatgattgcactagttatgatgaaaatgtctcatgtaaacatgtcaatttttgtggagtgcattgggtttgcaagtacacaccaattagggaagatagattttgcaagaggcataagtacttagaaactaaattgttgcaagaaaggctagatgaatgtgctgaaaatttaaattttcttggccatacttgtgagctttgcaatgaacatggttatttaaccatccgatgcaaattgtttcatgatctaatcgtttccaaaaattgtgatgacttgatttcccttgcacatcataatgaacttagtttgcttatgggttatgaggaaatgaaatgtataactaactatcttccagtattttcCCATGATAAACTTCTTGGATTTgacctagaggaaatttatatgtattgtgcggtgaattgcattgaaaacccctatattgtcaattacataaagaaaagaaaacaaatagaggatgaacagaatactaatgaaagggaagagacctcccaatatcctcctattatttcttatgatgaaccaggtaacgaggaggagcctcctattcaaccaatctcattaataaggagctccaaaaagaggattgaacccacacacgatgtagtgaagaagaagaaaagaaagaggaagagaggtaaaaagatatctctcccaaataatgctgctcctattactattgtgcctcatgaaaatataattgtggaaaataatgatacttcttatgatcttgaaaatccttttgtcacttgcttggaagaatatgataattgctatactattggtgctatccatactattaatgatgagagtgattatgcttatgatatgaaaaggcccaagctttgggatgctatgtttgatgaagatgatgtttttgagaatatatttgctacaattaatgtttgtcccaagcttggggatgctatgtttaatcaagatgatatttttagtctcccaagttttgatatgcaaatttataatgatgatagcatgcctcctacttatgatgattattgtgatgatacttatgctataaaaagtaatgattatatttataaaacttgtcatgattatggttaccccttttctgaacattactcttttaatgtggaaacaatttatagtattcgagtttcttatgatactcccactattccgaatgagaagaattttgcttgtgtagagagtaataaaatttctatgcttgtagatcatgaaaagaatgctttaggtgctggttatatttttgaattcattcatgatgctactgaaaattattatgagggaggaacatatgcttgtaggaattgcaataatatcaagtttcctctctatgtgcttaaagttttgaagttatgcttgttttgccctcctatgctagttgattattgttcccataagttgtttgctcacaaaattcctacacataggaagtgggttagacttacatgttctagtcatatgcttcatgatgctctctttatgtttcaattcttatcttttatgtgagcatcattgaaatcgtcatgcctagctaggggcgttaaacgatagcgcttgttgagaggaaacccaactttatttttgttccttgatttttgctcctgtctagcaataaataatttatctagcatctgttatgattgagtttttatgttagaaccgttgggaagacttggggaaagtcttggcgatcatgctgtaaaaaaacagaaactttagcgctcacgagaattgctgacattttttattggagagtgctatttggttaattatttttgcagatgattaatagataaattcctcacgtccagcaatttattttagaatttttgaggctccagaagtttgcgttagttacagattactacagactgttctgtttttgacagattctgtttttcgtgtgttgtttgcttattttgatgaatctatggctagtaaaatagtttataaaccatagagaagttttaatacagtaggtttaacaccaatataaataaataatgagttcattacagtacctttaagtggtgttttattttctttcgctaacggagctcacgagttttccattttaagttttgtgttgtgaagttttcaagttttgggtaaagatttgatggattatggaataaggagtggcaagagaataagcttggggatgccgaaggcaccccaaggtaatattcaaggacaaccaaaagcctaagcttggggatgccccggaaggcatcccctctttcgtcttcgttcatcggtaactttacttggagctatatttttattcaccacatgttacgtgttttgcttggagcgtcattttatttcatttttttgcttgctgtttgaataaagtatcaagatatgaaattattaagtgggagagtcttcacatagttgcataagtattcgactactcattgatcttcacttacatctttcagagtagtttgtcattttctctagtgcttcacttatatcttttgagagcacggtggtggttttattttgtagaaatagatgaactctcgtgcttcactaatattattttgagagtcctcagaacagcatggtaatttgctttggttatgaatttagtcctaataagatgggcatccaagagggatataataaaaactttcatataagtgcattgaatactaagagaagtttgatacttgatgattgttttgagatatggagatagtgatattaaagttgtgctatttgacactactaggaaaaggcctactaatggcgcaccagttttgcctactaatggcgcatcactggtgcgccattactagcacgccattagtaatttttagtaatggcgcaccactggtgcgccattagtatcggccacggtgcgccattcgtataggccactggtgcgccattagtataggccacggtgcgccattagtatttttggattttgaaggcgggaaaatagtagtggcgcaccgtctaacccccaccgtgcgccattactatttttgaattttgaatttggatctggatcgtgatttttttgcccattttttgctcgtttttttgctcgttttttggcacaatattatttcaaattttgttcttgtttttggatcttgtacgttcttttgccgtgttcttttgccggagaggagttcgccggagaggaggaggaggaggtcaccggagaggcgctcgcctacatcgccggagaggaggaggaggtcgccggagaggagttcaccgaagcatcggagaggaggaaggagaaaccatgagggaatgggaggagaggagggaggagaaaccatgaggggaggggaggagaggagggaggaggaggttcccggagaggaggaggtcgccggagaggaggaggtcgccggagaggaggaggaggaggtcgccggagaggagaaggaggtcgccggagaggaggaggaggtcgccggagaggagaaggaggtcgccggagaggaggagatggagtggaggagaggaggagatggagtggaggagaggagaggaggagatggaatggaggagaggtggagtggaggaggtgcgcccagccatgtatacgacatagtaatggcgcaccgtgggcaggtgcgccattactaactttttttattttttgatttattttgaattttgaaggcgggaagatactaatggcgcaccgtgggcaggtgcgccattagtaactttttttttatttttgactaattttgaattttgaaggcgggaagatactaatggcgcaccgtgggcaggtgcgccattagtaactttttttgactaattttgaattttgaaggtgggaagatactaatggcgcaccacggggtggtgcgccattagtaacttttttttattttgttgacttattttgaattttgaaggcgggaagatactaatggcgcaccatgggcaggtgcgccattagtaagtttgaattatttttaatttttttgcctctccagatcttaaaagccccatatatttttttctgttaggtttttgaggattttaaaaatgtttaacggattccccggttaaatttggatgtaacttttcgagtagatgatttttcatataaaaaactttttcatccgagttagtatgcaaaagttatgcccatttttacaaattctcgagagattttgcaaatgaagtcgaaattcatatttgcaaattttcccaacaactagaccacatatcacatgggaaacttattttcttttatttttttaaactgaaaaggcgatccggggggggggggggtgcattcggtggaagtggtggccaaggtactaatggcgcaccgtggcatggtgcgcgattactagttcaactagtaatggcgcaccatgccacggtgcgccattagtagttttgaaaaaaaattaaaaaatttcaaaaaaaaaatttttttactaatggcgcaccgtggatgtggtgcgccattactagttcaactagtaatggcgcaccacccccacggtgcgccattagtagttttgaaaaaattaaatttttttaccaatggcgcaccgtggatgtggtgcgccattagtatttggacactaatggcgtaccaacacatggtgcgccattagtatatagtaatggcgcaccacatgtctggtgcgccattagtgtcaattccatctatagcccttttcctagtagtgtgagtagttgtgaatttgagaaatacttgtgttgaagtttgcaagtcccgtagcatgcacgtatggtaaacgttatgtaacaaatttgaaacatgaggtgttctttgattgtcctccttatgaatggcggtcggggacgagcgatggtcttttcctaccaatctatccccctaggagcatgcgtgtagtgcttggtttttgatgacttgtagatttttgcaataagtatatgagttctttatgactaatattgagtccatggattatatgcattctcacccttccatcattgctagcctcttcggtaccgtgcattgccctttctcacattgagagttggtgcaaacttcgctggtgcatccaaaccccgtgatatgatacactctttcacacataaacctccttatatcttcctcaaaacagccaccatacctacctattatggcatttccgtagccattctgagatatattgccatgcaactttccaccattctgtttgtcatgacacattcatcattgtcatattgcttagcatgatcatgtagttgacatagtatttgtggcaaagccaccgttcataattatttcatacatgtcactcttggttcattgcatatcccggtacaccgccggaggcattcatatagagtcatatcttgttctagtatcgagttgtaaataaatagaagtgtgatgatcatcattaatagagcattgtcccaaaaaaaggaagagaacgaccaaataaaaaagggaagccccccacccaaaaaagaaaagaaaggccagataaaaaataaaaaaaataaaaaaaataaaagggacaatgctactatcctttttccacacttgtgcttcaaagtagcaccatgatctttatgatagagagtctcttgttttgtcactttcatatactagtgggaattttttattatagaacttggcttgtatattccaacaatgggcctcctcaagtgccctaggtctttgtgagcaagcaagttggatgcacacccacttagtttcttttgttga
This window contains:
- the LOC123131789 gene encoding alpha/beta-gliadin clone PW1215-like, translating into MKTFLIISLLAIVATTATTAVRVPVPQLQPQNPSLQQPQEQVPLVQQQQFPGQQQTFPPQQPYPQPQPFPGQQPYPQPQLFPQPQPFPPQLPYPQPQPFPPQQPYPQPQTHHLQPQQPISQQQVQQQQQQQQQQQQQQQQQQQQQQQLLLQQQILQQILQQQQLIPCRDVIVLQQHNIAHESSQVLQQSSYQVLQQLCCQQLRLIPEQSRCQAIHNVVHAIILHQQQQQQQQQQQQGQHQPSSQVSYQQPQQQYPSGQGSFQPSQQNPQAQGFVQPQHLPQLEEISNLALQTLPAMCNVYIPPYCSTTIAPFGIFGTN